From Pseudobdellovibrio exovorus JSS, a single genomic window includes:
- the hppD gene encoding 4-hydroxyphenylpyruvate dioxygenase yields MSLAVNWSKAKMTEQNPIGLYGVDFIEYAGSDAAHFQKLFTKLGFTELAKIENKEIRLYRQGDINFIINCEPDTFATDFAKLHGPSVSSTGFRVENATRAFEEAVKRGARPYDGSQSARGATPYLAIYGIGDSLVYFIDETTHNDLYEKQFKVANNATNHPVGLGLEIVDHFTNNVPVGEMKKWADFYENIFNFHEAKYFDIKGKATGLLSKAMRSPCGLFSVPINEPKDAKSQIQEYLNEYKGSGIQHIAMTTQQVIPTLERLRAQGIEFLAAPPDTYYGMLKDRLPQVSEDIDKLKGQAILVDGDQHGYLLQIFTKNVIGPVFYEVIQRKGHDGFGDGNFQALFDAIEADQRARGYL; encoded by the coding sequence ATGTCATTGGCTGTTAATTGGTCAAAAGCGAAAATGACCGAACAAAATCCAATCGGATTATACGGAGTTGATTTTATTGAATATGCAGGCAGTGATGCCGCTCACTTTCAAAAACTATTCACGAAATTAGGCTTCACAGAATTAGCTAAAATCGAAAACAAAGAGATTCGCTTATATCGTCAAGGTGATATCAATTTTATCATCAACTGTGAGCCAGACACATTTGCCACAGACTTTGCGAAGTTACATGGTCCATCTGTTTCTTCAACTGGCTTCCGTGTTGAAAATGCGACACGCGCTTTTGAAGAAGCGGTGAAACGTGGTGCGCGTCCGTATGATGGCAGTCAATCTGCTCGCGGGGCTACTCCATATTTAGCGATCTATGGTATCGGCGATTCGTTGGTTTACTTCATTGATGAAACGACTCACAACGATCTTTATGAAAAACAATTTAAAGTCGCTAATAACGCCACCAATCACCCAGTGGGCTTAGGTTTAGAGATTGTAGATCACTTCACCAATAACGTGCCTGTAGGGGAAATGAAGAAGTGGGCTGACTTTTATGAAAACATTTTCAACTTCCACGAAGCGAAGTACTTCGATATCAAAGGTAAAGCGACGGGTTTGTTATCAAAAGCTATGCGTTCACCATGTGGATTGTTTTCAGTTCCTATCAACGAGCCGAAGGATGCTAAATCTCAAATTCAAGAATACCTGAACGAATACAAAGGTTCTGGAATTCAGCACATTGCGATGACGACACAACAAGTGATCCCTACATTAGAGCGTTTGCGTGCGCAGGGAATTGAGTTCTTAGCAGCTCCACCGGATACATATTACGGCATGTTGAAAGATCGTTTGCCACAGGTCAGTGAAGATATTGATAAACTAAAAGGACAAGCTATCTTAGTCGATGGCGACCAACATGGTTACCTTTTGCAGATCTTCACAAAAAATGTGATCGGTCCTGTTTTCTACGAAGTTATTCAACGTAAAGGACATG